A single region of the Salipaludibacillus sp. LMS25 genome encodes:
- a CDS encoding helix-turn-helix domain-containing protein, translating into MDYLIGDRIKDLRDHLHMSQQELSNGICTQGLISRIEKHTATPTAPLLHQLALRLGVDLNYFFDDISRNGINYVKETINHIDQLVRHHEYADVMKTIQLEKTNPLFKKPHLQQYFLWREGICVFHMEGDSKKSLLLLDEALSLRPDNQKKMSEDDIDILSSKAIVYSEIGRLDLAADIYRTLLNEIETLPLRREHRLIIRILFNASRNAYDRKNYRESLFYANKGIKTCVNEDHLYLLGHLFYQKGCSLFRLHPSKKQESLQLLYDALWIYQLHPVPKVIKELVEEIEIIKKS; encoded by the coding sequence ATGGATTATTTAATCGGGGATAGAATTAAAGATTTACGTGACCACTTACATATGTCTCAACAAGAACTTAGTAATGGGATATGCACTCAAGGATTAATTAGCCGAATTGAAAAGCATACTGCAACCCCCACCGCTCCTCTCCTACATCAGCTCGCCCTCCGTCTCGGTGTTGATTTAAACTATTTTTTTGATGATATCTCAAGAAATGGCATTAATTATGTTAAAGAAACAATTAATCATATTGATCAACTTGTTCGTCACCACGAATACGCTGATGTCATGAAAACAATTCAATTAGAAAAAACAAACCCCCTTTTTAAAAAACCCCATTTACAACAGTATTTTCTGTGGCGGGAAGGTATTTGTGTTTTCCATATGGAAGGGGACAGCAAAAAATCCCTCTTATTACTAGATGAAGCGCTATCGTTACGACCAGATAACCAAAAGAAAATGTCAGAAGATGATATTGATATTTTGTCATCTAAAGCGATTGTTTACAGTGAAATTGGTCGTCTTGATTTAGCGGCAGATATCTATAGGACCTTACTAAACGAAATAGAAACGCTGCCTCTTCGTCGCGAGCATCGATTAATTATTAGAATTTTATTTAATGCCAGTCGTAACGCTTACGATAGAAAAAATTATCGAGAGTCATTATTTTACGCTAATAAAGGCATTAAAACATGTGTGAACGAAGATCACTTATATTTATTAGGCCATCTCTTCTACCAAAAAGGGTGTTCATTATTTCGGTTGCACCCGTCTAAAAAACAAGAAAGTCTTCAGTTATTATACGATGCCTTATGGATCTATCAACTTCACCCTGTACCGAAAGTTATCAAAGAGTTAGTTGAGGAAATAGAAATTATTAAAAAGAGCTAA
- a CDS encoding S8 family peptidase, producing MKKLLLAWVAVALMFVFSATPGFASGDSTDRNSSGGTKEYLVMFEEDSADVSVMDSIGISQSNILYEFELLPVLHVKLSETQVNSLEKHPQIKTVEENTEVKAYQQQTPWGITRVQGTAAQAQGYTGNNVKVAILDTGIDRSHPDLSANVRGGYSVFGDSPYNDGNGHGTHVAGTVGAVNNNIGVIGVAPQADLYAVRVLNNAGSGSYAGIAQGIEWSINNGMDIINMSLGGPSSSSILEQYCNLAYNRGLLVVAAAGNSGTAAGNTNTVGYPARYNSVIAVAATNSNNVRASFSSTGPTVELSAPGVNVLSTTPGGNYASYNGTSMASPHVAGVAAQVWQARPNLSNVQLRQILNASAQNLGTSYQYGNGLVRSLNAIQY from the coding sequence TTGAAAAAATTACTATTAGCATGGGTGGCTGTTGCATTAATGTTCGTCTTTAGTGCGACACCAGGATTCGCATCTGGAGACTCAACAGATCGAAACAGCAGCGGCGGAACGAAAGAATATCTCGTCATGTTTGAGGAAGACAGCGCTGATGTGAGTGTCATGGATTCTATCGGTATTTCTCAAAGCAACATACTTTATGAGTTCGAGCTACTACCTGTTTTACATGTCAAGCTCAGTGAGACTCAAGTAAACAGTCTTGAGAAACATCCACAAATTAAAACGGTAGAAGAGAATACCGAAGTGAAAGCCTACCAGCAGCAAACACCGTGGGGCATCACTCGTGTTCAAGGAACGGCAGCGCAAGCGCAAGGCTACACTGGTAATAACGTAAAAGTAGCCATCTTAGATACTGGTATTGATCGCTCTCATCCAGATTTATCAGCCAATGTCCGTGGTGGATACTCAGTATTTGGTGACTCTCCTTACAATGACGGTAACGGACATGGGACTCATGTAGCTGGAACTGTCGGTGCCGTAAATAACAACATTGGTGTAATCGGGGTGGCACCTCAAGCTGACCTATATGCTGTAAGAGTCCTTAATAACGCTGGTAGCGGCTCATATGCCGGAATCGCTCAAGGGATTGAATGGTCCATCAATAATGGCATGGATATCATTAATATGAGCTTAGGCGGGCCTTCAAGCTCCTCAATTCTTGAGCAATATTGTAACCTTGCCTATAATCGTGGGCTTCTCGTAGTAGCTGCAGCTGGAAACAGCGGAACAGCTGCTGGTAACACAAACACAGTAGGCTATCCCGCACGTTATAACTCTGTTATAGCTGTGGCTGCAACTAATTCTAACAATGTACGGGCTAGCTTCTCTAGTACGGGTCCTACGGTGGAACTATCAGCTCCTGGCGTAAATGTCCTAAGCACAACACCAGGCGGAAACTATGCTTCGTATAATGGTACTTCAATGGCTTCTCCACATGTAGCCGGTGTGGCTGCACAAGTATGGCAAGCAAGACCAAATCTATCAAACGTTCAATTAAGACAAATCTTAAATGCCTCTGCACAAAATCTTGGTACTTCTTATCAATATGGTAACGGACTCGTCCGTTCATTGAATGCCATTCAATACTAA
- a CDS encoding cation diffusion facilitator family transporter: protein MSGHHHHHHSSKNKKSLIWAMVIIGSWMFIELIGGLLTGSLALLADAGHMFSDFFNLLISFLAIVFATKAATNKKTFGNHRLEILAALMNALMLIGVSVYIVLEAIERLASPTVVSSGPMMIIAIIGLVANIGALMVLSGKNTKENLNMRGAYLHVLGDTLGSVSAILASALIMAFQWYWADPLLSLLIAVLIALTSVRLLKETLHVLMEGTPSDIHIEELKKGLTAITGVVDVHDLHVWSLSSDVHNFSCHLVIDNTASVNHQRILKDVDRWVSDHFNIQNRTIQIESVDNFNCTAS from the coding sequence ATGAGTGGACATCACCACCATCATCACAGCTCAAAAAATAAAAAAAGCCTTATTTGGGCCATGGTAATCATCGGGAGCTGGATGTTTATTGAACTTATCGGAGGACTTTTGACAGGAAGCCTCGCACTGTTAGCAGATGCTGGACACATGTTTAGCGATTTTTTCAACCTCTTAATCAGCTTTTTAGCCATTGTATTTGCTACAAAAGCCGCCACAAATAAAAAGACGTTTGGCAACCATCGCCTTGAGATTTTAGCCGCTCTTATGAACGCCCTCATGCTTATTGGAGTTAGTGTGTACATCGTTCTTGAAGCGATTGAACGATTAGCGTCACCCACAGTCGTGAGTAGCGGGCCAATGATGATAATTGCGATCATAGGTCTTGTGGCCAATATTGGCGCTTTAATGGTGTTATCGGGGAAAAACACGAAAGAAAACTTAAATATGAGAGGCGCTTACCTCCATGTATTAGGTGATACGCTAGGCTCTGTTTCTGCCATTCTTGCCAGTGCTTTAATCATGGCCTTCCAATGGTATTGGGCAGATCCATTATTAAGTCTATTGATTGCGGTACTCATCGCCCTCACCAGTGTCCGTCTACTAAAAGAGACGTTACATGTTTTAATGGAGGGTACACCGTCAGACATTCATATAGAGGAGTTAAAAAAAGGATTAACAGCGATAACAGGCGTTGTAGATGTTCATGATCTTCATGTTTGGAGTTTATCGTCCGACGTCCACAATTTTTCATGTCATCTAGTTATTGATAACACGGCCAGTGTAAATCATCAGCGTATTTTAAAAGATGTGGATCGATGGGTTAGCGACCATTTCAATATTCAAAACCGGACCATACAAATTGAAAGTGTTGACAATTTTAATTGTACTGCCAGTTAG
- a CDS encoding metalloregulator ArsR/SmtB family transcription factor: MDKQEHHILQEDTINEAVSMFRALADPTRLQLLHLLSEEECSVNHMAEILEMSQSAVSHQLRTLRQASLVKTRRDGQYIYYSCDDDHVRTLIDQALTHANHE, encoded by the coding sequence ATGGATAAACAAGAGCACCACATCCTTCAGGAAGACACGATAAATGAAGCGGTTTCTATGTTTCGTGCTTTAGCTGATCCTACACGCCTTCAACTCCTTCATTTGCTTTCTGAGGAAGAATGCTCAGTCAACCACATGGCTGAGATTCTAGAGATGAGCCAATCTGCTGTCTCCCATCAGTTACGTACGCTAAGACAGGCCAGTTTAGTAAAAACAAGACGGGACGGTCAGTATATTTATTACAGCTGTGACGATGACCACGTAAGGACGTTGATTGATCAAGCCCTTACCCATGCCAACCATGAATAA
- a CDS encoding VanZ family protein, whose product MKHIKFIIMNLVPIAIVMAIIFMASSQTSDQQDISPVLDTVTDENWLRVTAASILQLISTGAEKLLGLIFTYPFATLITGGVIALFILMTFFRLMKSREPTAKRTAKTFAYISLIIISMATVLLAINSATVIEIVRANFSLDQLRLLLQQVQFTYAGQEVSLATHGVDGLLEFVLRKSAHFTLFALLGFFVFLACHKISGRAILSFVIAMVVVIAYAALDEYRQTFIPSRSGMVTDVILDTVGGLFGTGMAWLKKLISRRFS is encoded by the coding sequence ATGAAACACATTAAATTTATTATTATGAATCTAGTACCTATCGCAATAGTCATGGCTATCATTTTTATGGCCTCCTCACAAACATCTGACCAACAAGATATTAGCCCTGTCCTCGATACGGTGACTGACGAGAATTGGCTGAGAGTAACAGCCGCTTCTATCTTACAGCTTATAAGCACAGGAGCTGAAAAATTGCTAGGCCTCATCTTCACCTATCCTTTTGCAACATTAATCACGGGTGGCGTCATCGCACTCTTTATACTGATGACATTCTTTCGTCTTATGAAATCTCGTGAACCAACAGCTAAAAGAACGGCAAAAACCTTTGCTTATATCAGCCTAATAATCATCTCAATGGCTACGGTTTTACTCGCTATTAACAGTGCAACCGTGATTGAAATCGTCAGAGCCAACTTCTCTCTGGATCAATTAAGACTCCTATTACAGCAGGTACAGTTCACATATGCCGGTCAAGAAGTGAGTTTAGCCACCCATGGCGTCGATGGCCTGTTAGAGTTTGTGTTGCGTAAGTCAGCCCACTTTACCCTGTTCGCTCTACTCGGTTTTTTCGTGTTCTTGGCCTGCCACAAAATCAGTGGCAGAGCCATTCTTTCATTTGTAATTGCCATGGTCGTCGTCATAGCTTACGCAGCGCTTGATGAATACCGCCAAACGTTTATACCCTCCCGTTCTGGCATGGTTACCGATGTTATTTTAGATACGGTCGGAGGATTATTTGGCACAGGAATGGCCTGGTTAAAGAAACTTATCTCACGCCGTTTTTCATAG
- a CDS encoding SDR family oxidoreductase produces MKVALVTGTNSGFGLLICLELLKAGFHVVATMRTIENSGDLLQRVEALELQAYLDVKTMDVTNHNHISSVKQEVEKTYGHVDVLVNNAGYCQGGFLEDVSLTEWRAQFDVNVDGVFRVTQAFLPLLKASASARIINLSSISGLFGFPGLSPYCSSKFALEGLSESLRLELLPDNIYVSLVEPGSYKTRIWKKSLAHVNADKMNDTPIKRAVLKEAERSASTEADPVDVARLTASIALAKKPKFRYRIGKGVKQLSFIKKYVPQSWIEKVVMMKLR; encoded by the coding sequence ATGAAGGTGGCGTTAGTAACTGGAACAAATAGCGGATTCGGGTTACTCATTTGTCTTGAACTTTTAAAGGCAGGTTTTCATGTAGTAGCGACTATGAGAACGATCGAAAATAGTGGGGACCTCTTACAGCGGGTGGAAGCACTGGAACTACAGGCCTATTTAGATGTGAAAACAATGGATGTAACGAATCACAACCACATTAGTTCAGTTAAGCAAGAGGTGGAGAAAACATACGGGCACGTGGATGTGTTAGTCAATAATGCAGGTTATTGCCAAGGAGGTTTCTTGGAGGATGTGTCACTGACTGAATGGCGCGCACAATTTGACGTCAATGTAGACGGTGTGTTTCGTGTGACCCAAGCCTTTCTTCCGTTACTAAAAGCATCCGCCTCAGCACGGATTATTAATTTAAGCAGTATCAGTGGTTTGTTCGGTTTTCCTGGCCTGTCACCCTATTGCAGCTCAAAATTTGCCCTTGAAGGACTAAGTGAAAGCTTACGGTTGGAATTACTTCCTGACAATATTTATGTGTCCTTAGTTGAACCGGGTTCTTACAAGACACGTATTTGGAAGAAGAGTTTAGCTCATGTAAATGCAGATAAGATGAATGATACGCCTATTAAACGAGCCGTTTTAAAGGAAGCCGAAAGGTCAGCATCCACAGAAGCCGATCCTGTTGACGTAGCACGCTTAACGGCTTCGATTGCATTAGCAAAGAAGCCGAAGTTTCGTTATCGTATTGGTAAAGGAGTGAAACAGCTGTCTTTTATAAAAAAATATGTGCCACAGAGCTGGATTGAAAAAGTCGTCATGATGAAATTACGGTAA
- a CDS encoding winged helix-turn-helix domain-containing protein, producing the protein MTFIFQPNDLTVTHGNDTITFLRKEYALLHYLYTHDGKSFSRDALLDAVWPSESPSDRTVDDHIYRLRKKLKPWEQYVSIETIKGYGYQLVLHGHEEHSPLVHDDEFKQLTSQLYSKYHLYGQGEALEALVLNKAFGISLDEWRGFHTAFIKGDFQAILYDQELPFSEKALYVFHVAFIFCDDVQCKRLFRTFEQGLQTQLFSPRSIDEAQTLAAPHFAIWVGDLAKAEHYLTEADNTVSSVSHGFYPYLQLMHMFLSIAQEQPTKFEILMEKMAVFFAERPYQRELGLYYVIQGLFFITQEQFVTGRATIHKGLQITKKTRFTSHLFLTLRTALFFLEHYVEDRQTERELTRLWEELTDGLDLPLIAAHSEQVILEHIHP; encoded by the coding sequence ATGACGTTTATTTTTCAACCAAATGATTTAACTGTAACGCATGGCAATGACACGATTACTTTTTTACGAAAAGAGTATGCGTTACTCCATTATCTATATACGCATGACGGCAAATCATTTAGCCGCGATGCACTGCTTGACGCAGTCTGGCCGTCAGAATCCCCCAGTGACCGCACTGTCGATGACCATATTTATCGGCTTAGGAAAAAATTAAAGCCTTGGGAGCAATATGTGAGCATTGAAACAATTAAAGGCTACGGCTATCAACTCGTCCTTCATGGACATGAAGAACATTCACCTTTAGTCCACGATGACGAATTTAAGCAGCTCACCTCACAGCTTTATTCAAAATATCATTTATATGGGCAAGGAGAAGCCTTAGAAGCATTAGTTTTAAACAAGGCATTTGGCATTTCGTTAGATGAATGGCGGGGGTTTCATACAGCCTTTATAAAAGGTGATTTTCAAGCTATTCTTTATGATCAAGAGCTCCCTTTTTCTGAAAAAGCTTTATATGTCTTTCATGTAGCTTTTATTTTTTGTGATGACGTGCAATGCAAAAGGTTGTTTCGTACATTTGAACAAGGCTTACAAACTCAACTGTTTTCCCCACGTTCCATTGACGAAGCACAAACGTTAGCTGCACCGCATTTCGCCATATGGGTAGGCGACCTCGCTAAGGCTGAACACTATTTAACAGAGGCTGATAACACTGTCTCCTCTGTCAGCCACGGCTTTTATCCTTACTTACAGCTCATGCATATGTTCCTGAGCATAGCTCAAGAGCAGCCGACCAAATTTGAAATCCTTATGGAAAAAATGGCGGTATTTTTTGCAGAAAGGCCGTATCAACGAGAACTAGGATTGTACTATGTCATTCAAGGGCTGTTTTTCATTACACAAGAACAGTTTGTGACAGGAAGAGCTACTATTCATAAAGGTCTGCAAATCACGAAAAAAACACGCTTCACTTCTCACCTTTTTTTAACTTTAAGAACGGCTTTATTCTTTTTAGAGCATTATGTAGAAGACAGACAAACAGAACGAGAGCTAACACGTTTATGGGAAGAACTCACAGACGGTCTGGACCTCCCTCTCATCGCCGCACATAGTGAACAGGTTATTTTAGAACATATACACCCCTAA
- a CDS encoding GntP family permease, producing MTMEVTTLGTLLALVVTIGLILRQVAPAYAMMAGAFVGGISGGAALNGTLQIMLTGAEGMVGVVLRVLAAGVLAGVLIESGAAKKIAESILNGLGEKKGLLAVAGATMILTGVGVYVAVAVLTIAPVALAIGKRTNMSKLAVLLAISGGGKAGNIISPNPNSIAVSDAFDVPLTTVMFAGVFPAVVGVGIAYMMAQKLRQVGEAVESKDMTTEEDSEDMSLMKALSAPATAIFLLLLQPTAGIVIDPLFALPAGGVVGTLVMGKGSYLNHYIQSGLGKMAGVAILLLGTGTLAGVITNSAIIGHILNGIDTFHIPAYVLAPLSGIIMSGATGSTAAGTAVAGSVFAPTMMELRLHGLAGAAMVNAGATVLDHMPHGTYFHITRSSVHMGMKERFKLLPYETVIGLVIAIVSTLIFGVLGVLFL from the coding sequence ATGACAATGGAAGTCACCACACTTGGGACATTGTTGGCGTTAGTCGTTACGATTGGATTAATTTTAAGACAAGTAGCACCTGCATATGCCATGATGGCAGGTGCATTTGTAGGAGGTATAAGTGGTGGTGCCGCCTTAAATGGGACGTTACAGATTATGTTAACCGGTGCTGAAGGGATGGTCGGTGTCGTCTTGCGTGTTCTTGCAGCAGGAGTGCTGGCAGGGGTGCTTATTGAGTCAGGAGCAGCAAAGAAAATTGCAGAATCGATTTTGAATGGTTTAGGAGAAAAGAAAGGGTTACTTGCAGTGGCAGGAGCGACCATGATATTAACAGGTGTCGGTGTGTATGTGGCGGTTGCTGTATTAACCATTGCGCCAGTGGCTTTAGCTATAGGGAAGCGAACTAATATGTCAAAACTGGCGGTACTTTTAGCCATTTCTGGTGGGGGAAAAGCAGGGAATATTATCTCCCCCAATCCCAATTCAATAGCAGTGTCTGATGCCTTTGATGTGCCACTGACGACCGTCATGTTCGCAGGGGTGTTCCCAGCAGTCGTGGGGGTGGGCATTGCGTATATGATGGCACAAAAGCTGCGTCAGGTGGGCGAAGCAGTAGAAAGCAAGGATATGACGACTGAGGAAGATAGTGAGGATATGTCATTAATGAAGGCTTTATCAGCCCCAGCGACAGCTATTTTCTTATTATTATTGCAACCGACTGCTGGTATTGTGATCGATCCTTTGTTTGCCCTTCCTGCCGGTGGTGTTGTGGGCACTCTTGTTATGGGAAAGGGCAGCTATTTAAATCATTATATTCAATCGGGATTAGGTAAAATGGCAGGAGTGGCAATTTTATTGTTAGGAACAGGGACATTGGCGGGAGTGATTACGAACTCAGCTATCATTGGACACATTTTAAATGGTATTGACACCTTTCATATTCCAGCTTACGTTCTAGCGCCTTTATCAGGCATTATCATGTCAGGTGCCACAGGTTCAACAGCTGCCGGGACCGCTGTGGCCGGAAGTGTGTTTGCACCGACAATGATGGAATTAAGGTTGCACGGCTTAGCAGGTGCAGCCATGGTCAATGCAGGTGCTACAGTGCTTGATCATATGCCCCATGGAACGTACTTTCATATTACGCGTTCAAGCGTTCATATGGGTATGAAAGAGCGCTTTAAGCTGTTGCCGTATGAGACTGTGATCGGCCTAGTGATTGCCATCGTGTCAACGCTTATTTTTGGCGTGTTAGGTGTCCTGTTTTTATAA
- a CDS encoding MFS transporter yields the protein MTETSLWKNNAFICLFASYATSMMGRWFDMVAILMLFGYIWEVSPLIMAFIPIAYALPNALLSQFAGIIADRFNKVHLMICADIGTALLTITLAFTPYPWLALPILLLRATLTVIHFPAQQALIKHIVPEKLLVKAITMTGTANELTKIIGPLAGGALGAIFSPRLCILINALAYLVSAIILIRMDKKSFPRDNIEAKSVKQSETFWASWRDGWQTVLTNRRLTVSLLFALLAMTAIQLVDVQLPILLREFAPDQPELTGWIMAAAGAGAAVMMIILSQRQRTLHYGINLGGSLVLMGCGFGGMSLIYEGLPSYLPLPFGFLAGLGVGLFTVSTSYILQKESTKKTISRISGIYSSLSGFVVLLAPLIGGLLVHLWGAPPVYQGVAVALILIGSTGFLCHKQLWGDTQAQDESHPHSQTHEIS from the coding sequence ATGACAGAGACTTCTTTATGGAAAAATAACGCCTTTATATGCTTATTTGCTTCTTATGCCACTTCTATGATGGGACGCTGGTTCGATATGGTAGCTATCCTTATGCTATTTGGCTACATCTGGGAGGTGTCACCACTCATCATGGCTTTCATTCCGATCGCTTATGCCCTTCCAAATGCCCTTCTAAGCCAGTTTGCCGGCATAATCGCGGACCGCTTTAATAAAGTTCATTTAATGATCTGCGCTGACATAGGAACGGCATTACTCACAATAACGTTAGCCTTTACACCTTATCCATGGTTAGCCCTTCCTATCTTACTATTGCGTGCCACACTTACAGTCATTCACTTTCCAGCACAACAAGCCTTAATTAAACACATCGTGCCAGAAAAGCTTCTCGTTAAAGCCATTACGATGACTGGAACAGCTAATGAGCTAACAAAAATTATCGGCCCCTTAGCTGGTGGTGCCCTTGGCGCTATCTTTTCACCACGACTTTGCATCCTTATAAATGCCCTTGCTTATCTCGTATCAGCTATCATATTAATTAGGATGGATAAAAAGTCCTTTCCTCGTGATAATATAGAAGCAAAATCCGTTAAACAGTCAGAAACTTTTTGGGCATCATGGCGTGACGGTTGGCAAACTGTTCTCACTAATCGTCGGCTCACTGTCAGCCTTCTCTTTGCCTTGTTAGCTATGACAGCTATCCAACTCGTTGACGTACAACTCCCTATTTTATTACGGGAATTTGCCCCTGATCAGCCTGAGTTAACTGGATGGATTATGGCTGCAGCTGGAGCTGGGGCGGCCGTGATGATGATCATTCTGTCACAAAGACAGAGAACACTTCATTATGGGATCAACCTAGGCGGCAGTCTCGTACTAATGGGATGTGGATTCGGTGGGATGAGCCTTATCTATGAAGGCCTGCCGAGCTATCTCCCTCTCCCTTTCGGCTTTCTTGCTGGACTAGGGGTCGGCCTTTTTACCGTTAGCACCAGCTATATTTTACAAAAGGAATCCACTAAAAAAACGATTAGCCGTATCTCTGGTATTTACAGTTCATTAAGCGGATTTGTTGTATTATTAGCACCACTGATCGGTGGCTTACTCGTTCATCTCTGGGGAGCCCCTCCTGTCTATCAAGGCGTAGCTGTGGCCTTAATATTAATAGGAAGTACTGGTTTTCTATGTCACAAGCAATTGTGGGGGGACACACAAGCCCAGGACGAGTCACACCCCCATTCTCAAACACACGAAATTAGTTAG
- a CDS encoding S1 family peptidase: MPHLPKEEIEKVRQVKSKGNEAVFLRKKHVVGVGIGVKIKDGKPTGKPALITYVTSKKPLSTLEADDVIPETVDGVETDVIEIGMPTIQPVLKEKEFLRTLPSNELTSRMRPVKGGWSVGHYDITAGTIGAVVFNKDKHIPSTYYILSNNHVLANSNAGSIGDPILQPGPIDGGEAPHDQIAKLSRFVPIDFTPDKPLEEHNNLVDAAIAEGSLQELDREVYWNGYVKGWKAKDDLEVGTIVKKTGRTTGYTTAEITSVDATIDVNFGGNRVARFHDQVLTTHFSEGGDSGSLVTNENNEAIGLLFAGSPEITILNHIENVRDLLRIDFV; this comes from the coding sequence ATGCCACATCTGCCTAAAGAAGAGATTGAGAAGGTCAGGCAAGTGAAAAGTAAGGGGAACGAAGCTGTATTTTTACGCAAAAAACATGTCGTTGGCGTCGGAATTGGTGTGAAAATCAAGGATGGAAAGCCTACTGGAAAACCAGCTTTAATCACTTATGTCACGAGCAAAAAACCACTTAGTACGTTAGAAGCAGATGATGTCATTCCCGAGACGGTAGATGGTGTGGAAACAGACGTGATAGAAATTGGTATGCCGACTATTCAACCAGTACTAAAAGAGAAAGAATTTCTCCGTACCCTCCCCTCCAACGAACTTACGTCAAGAATGAGACCAGTAAAAGGCGGCTGGAGTGTGGGACATTATGATATCACAGCCGGCACGATAGGAGCAGTCGTCTTCAATAAAGACAAACACATCCCTTCAACGTACTATATTCTCTCAAACAACCACGTCCTTGCTAATAGCAACGCCGGCAGCATCGGTGATCCGATCTTGCAGCCCGGTCCAATTGACGGTGGAGAGGCCCCCCATGACCAAATTGCAAAGCTCAGCCGGTTTGTCCCGATCGATTTTACCCCAGACAAACCTTTAGAGGAACATAATAACTTAGTTGATGCCGCCATCGCCGAAGGTTCCCTTCAAGAACTAGACCGTGAAGTTTACTGGAACGGGTACGTGAAAGGTTGGAAGGCGAAAGACGACTTAGAAGTGGGGACGATCGTGAAAAAGACAGGTCGCACCACAGGCTATACGACGGCAGAAATTACCTCAGTCGATGCAACGATCGATGTAAACTTTGGAGGCAACCGTGTGGCACGTTTCCACGATCAAGTTTTAACAACGCACTTTTCAGAAGGTGGGGATAGTGGCTCTCTCGTCACGAATGAGAACAATGAAGCTATCGGTCTCTTGTTCGCTGGAAGCCCAGAAATCACGATCCTTAATCATATTGAAAATGTCCGCGATTTACTTCGCATAGACTTTGTATAA